A window of the Cicer arietinum cultivar CDC Frontier isolate Library 1 chromosome 6, Cicar.CDCFrontier_v2.0, whole genome shotgun sequence genome harbors these coding sequences:
- the LOC101499908 gene encoding uncharacterized protein: MTTNLQIRTEEPTETQTPLLTSNSNHESQQQQQQLNNNKTNETETETELDKTLARLEIFLNLLGFNPRSLLCSVICWTVFFSLGVALPLAALWMCECSECERYELRGCEMVIVTFQASLAAVSFLCISHNLRKYGLRRFLFVDRYTGHVACFHRDYVNQISGSLRLFVLWVFPCFVLKTVREIIRISYIQHGSWSLSIAIFIALIISWTYVSAISLSACIMFHMVCHLQVIHFDDYGKLLERESDVLVFLEEHMRLRYHLSKISHRFRIYLLLEFLVVTVSQVVTLLQVTGYREMITMINGGDFAVSTLVQVVGIIICLHAATRISHRAQGVVSLASRWHAIATCASSDTSQSRSTSAGSFDTANHLRSIHIDYSESDLESLDFGGMAVNTQLVSYMSSHHRRQAFVMYLQSNPGGITIFGWTVDRSLVNTIFFLELSLVTFVLGQTLFS; this comes from the exons ATGACGACGAATCTTCAAATACGAACAGAAGAACCCACTGAAACTCAAACCCCTCTTCTAACTTCAAATTCGAATCACgaatcacaacaacaacaacaacaactaaaCAATAACAAGACCAACGAAACTGAAACTGAAACTGAACTTGATAAAACCCTCGCGCGTTTGGAAATCTTTTTGAATCTCTTAGGCTTCAATCCACGTTCGCTTCTATGTTCGGTCATTTGTTGGACCGTTTTCTTCTCCTTAGGAGTGGCGCTTCCCCTCGCGGCGCTTTGGATGTGCGAGTGTTCCGAGTGCGAAAGGTACGAATTGCGCGGTTGCGAGATGGTGATCGTGACGTTTCAGGCGAGTCTCGCCGCTGtttcttttctttgcatttcgcaCAATCTACGAAAGTATGGACTTCGGAGGTTTCTATTCGTTGACCGCTACACTGGACATGTTGCTTGTTTTCATCGCGATTATGTTAACCAGATTTCG GGATCTTTGCGCCTGTTTGTTCTGTGGGTATTTCCGTGTTTCGTTCTGAAGACGGTGCGAGAAATCATTCGCATTTCATATATACAACATGGGTCATGGTCGTTATCAATTGCTATTTTTATAGCTTTGATTATATCGTGGACTTATGTTAGTGCAATCTCTCTGTCAGCCTGCATCATGTTTCACATGGTCTGTCATTTGCAAGTCATCCACTTTGATGATTATGGGAAGCTCTTGGAAAGGGAGAGCGATGTTTTAGTGTTTTTAGAGGAACACATGCGGTTGCGCTATCATCTTTCCAAGATAAGTCATAGGTTCAGAATCTATCTTCTTCTGGAGTTCTTGGTTGTCACTGTGAGCCAAGTTGTGACTCTCTTGCAGGTCACAGGATATCGTGAAATGATTACCATGATAAATGGTGGAGATTTTGCA GTTTCCACACTTGTTCAGGTGGTTGGCATCATTATTTGTCTGCACGCAGCAACAAGAATTTCTCATAGAGCTCAAGGCGTTGTTTCACTTGCAAGCCGGTGGCATGCTATAGCAACATGCGCATCTTCTGATACTTCTCAATCGAGATCCACCAGTGCAGGGAGCTTTGACACTGCAAACCATTTAAGATCAATACATATAGACTATTCTGAAAGTGATCTAGAGTCATTGGATTTCGGAGGAATGGCTGTAAATACCCAATTGGTTTCTTATATGTCCTCGCATCATAGGAGGCAAGCTTTTG TGATGTATTTGCAGTCAAATCCGGGAGGAATCACTATATTTGGATGGACAGTGGACCGTTCTCTTGTCAACACAATTTTTTTCCTTGAATTAAGCTTGGTTACCTTTGTTCTAGGTCAGACACTGTTCTCATGA
- the LOC101500243 gene encoding cyclin-dependent kinase G-2, giving the protein MAAGRHGSYHENEFRDNGSNLDVSRRGYSKEHDSVRNGVHNDVRSGDRDSRDRIRLRQKDVREREDVINGSYRSSSSSRSDSGSSGGLGPRRCGFSVKAIDREPGELSSESGSDGAIESESGVKDCEVAMFEGNRSRSPPPQERKRKFSPIVWDHDDKEVKEFSKVRVSTTKVTSLPPLPRLSKASVLSPNTSYGEVQIRSDRGRETGDVELATAAKVTSGSPSGLRSLSPKQTWSNDQEAEQPDGEDYVPTRNISSSRWAAGDDSPVDEGEILNDEEMPKRKRRLTPELLETRLRNKLLSPNYSKIEGIERARAKSSDSEERGVIHGRTSSGDGHPGLDSEKDDYMDIDVRGMKSDTSISHSDTESEDDREETPEPPAQPQRMVNMLQGCRSVDEFERLNKIDEGTYGVVYRAKDKKTGEIVALKKVKMEKEKEGFPLTSLREINILLSFHHPYIVDVKEVVVGSSLDSIFMVMEYMEHDLKGLMESMKQPFSQSEVKCLMIQLLEGVKYLHDNWVLHRDLKTSNLLLNNRGELKICDFGLARQYGSPLKPYTHLVVTLWYRAPELLLGAKQYSTAIDMWSLGCIMAELLSKEPLFNGKTEFDQLDKIFRILGTPNETIWPGFSKLPGVKVNFVKHQYNLLRKKFPATSFTGSPVLSDSGFDLLNKLLTYDPEKRITAEAALNHEWFREVPLPKSKEFMPTFPAQHAQDRRMRRMYKSPDPLEEQRRKELQQGELGTGGIFG; this is encoded by the exons ATGGCGGCTGGTAGACATGGCAGTTACCACGAAAACGAGTTTAGGGATAACGGGTCCAATTTGGATGTTTCCAGGCGCGGTTATTCAAAAGAGCATGATTCGGTTAGGAATGGTGTCCACAATGATGTGAGGAGTGGGGACAGAGATTCGAGAGATAGGATTAGGTTGAGGCAGAAGGATGTTAGGGAGAGAGAAGATGTCATTAATGGCAGTTACCGGTCATCTTCTTCAAGCCGGAGTGACTCCGGTAGTAGTGGTGGCCTTGGTCCTCGCCGGTGTGGTTTTTCTGTGAAGGCAATCGACAGAGAGCCTGGCGAGCTTTCTAGTGAGAGTGGGTCTGATGGGGCTATTGAATCAGAGTCTGGGGTGAAAGATTGTGAGGTTGCTATGTTTGAAGGAAATAGATCTCGGTCCCCTCCACCACAGGAGAGGAAAAGGAAATTTTCACCGATAGTGTGGGATCACGATGACAAGGAAGTGAAGGAGTTTTCAAAAGTCAGGGTTTCCACCACAAAGGTGACTTCTCTTCCTCCTCTGCCTCGGCTGTCAAAAGCTTCTGTTCTGTCACCGAATACTTCTTATGGTGAAGTTCAAATACGTTCTGACAGGGGCAGAGAAACTGGCGATGTTGAGTTGGCCACAGCAGCTAAGGTTACTTCTGGTTCTCCGTCAGGATTGCGGTCCTTGTCACCAAAACAGACTTGGAGTAATGATCAGGAAGCTGAGCAGCCAGATGGTGAAGATTATGTTCCAACTCGAAATATATCATCTTCAAGATGGGCAGCCGGAGATGACTCTCCTGTTGATGAGGGTGAAATCCTCAATGATGAGGAAATGCCTAAAAGGAAGAGGAGGTTAACTCCTGAGTTGTTAGAGACTAGACTGAGGAACAAGCTATTGAGCCCCAATTATTCTAAAATAGAAGGTATTGAACGAGCTAGAGCCAAATCATCCGATTCAGAAGAAAGAGGTGTTATCCATGGGAGAACATCTAGTGGGGATGGACATCCTGGTCTTGATTCAGAAAAGGATGACTATATGGACATTGATGTTCGAGGTATGAAAAGCGACACCAGTATTAGTCACTCAGATACCGAATCTGAAGATGATAGGGAGGAGACTCCAGAACCTCCAGCTCAACCTCAAAGAATGGTCAATATGCTTCAGGGTTGTAGAAGTGTTGATGAGTTTGAGAGACTTAACAAAATAGATGAAGGAACATATGGTGTGGTATATAGAGCTAAAGATAAGAAAACCGGCGAAATTGTAGCATTAAAGAAGGTCAAGatggaaaaggaaaaagaaggCTTCCCACTGACTTCTCTTAGGGAAATAAacattcttctttcttttcaccACCCATACATAGTTGATGTCAAGGAAGTAGTGGTCGGAAGTAGCCTCGATAGTATTTTCATGGTAATGGAATACATGGAACATGATCTTAAAGGGTTGATGGAGTCAATGAAGCAACCATTTAGCCAAAGTGAAGTGAAGTGCTTAATGATCCAGCTTTTAGAAGGTGTGAAGTATCTTCATGACAACTGGGTGCTTCATAGGGATTTGAAGACTTCAAACCTGCTTCTAAATAACAGGGGTGAGCTAAAAATTTGTGATTTTGGGTTGGCTCGCCAATATGGGAGTCCTTTGAAACCATATACTCACCTGGTGGTTACTCTTTGGTACAG GGCACCTGAACTTCTTCTGGGGGCAAAGCAGTACTCAACAGCTATTGATATGTGGTCTCTTGGTTGTATAATGGCTGAACTATTGTCTAAGGAACCCCTGTTCAATGGAAAAACGGAATTTGACCAACTTGACAAG ATTTTCAGAATACTTGGCACTCCAAATGAAACAATTTGGCCTGGCTTCTCAAAATTACCTGGAGTCAAGGTCAATTTTGTCAAGCACCA GTATAATCTTCTGCGTAAAAAGTTTCCTGCCACATCATTCACTGGATCTCCAGTTCTTTCTGATTCTGGATTTGATTTGTTGAACAAGCTTCTTACTTATGACCCTGAAAAG AGGATCACCGCTGAAGCTGCTCTCAATCATGAATGGTTCCGTGAAGTTCCTCTTCCCAAGAGCAAAGAATTCATGCCTACATTTCCTGCTCAACATGCTCAGGACAG GCGGATGCGGAGAATGTACAAGAGTCCAGACCCTTTAGAAGAGCAGCGACGGAAGGAGTTGCAGCAGGGTGAACTGGGGACTGGCGGAATTTTTGGTTAA
- the LOC101501616 gene encoding uncharacterized protein: MRFVEDKGCYSNHGSTAQDTPNSSAIMYSEFHKGKDVTTSTTTATTTTTTRVSNHHRINMGKPTPSKWDDAQKWLVGLSKGGEKSQSKSKPRNSNADDLRLIAPVPQKEQDYSSSEKEEEEHYDDDRCREYVAEETKKVECDESIWRMNNNKVLAENKNTIHVQSICFRDMGTEMTPIASQEPSRTATPIRNTTPATRSPIHSGTSTPMMGQNGLLQIEAASGNGSSTTSRQCGEGSISPCKMVEKKKSDDQVTKLSPLECRAMAWDEAERAKYMARFKREEMKIQAWENHQIRKAEMEMKKMEVKAERMKAVAQEKLTNKLAATRRIAEEKRANAQVKMNDNALKTTERVEYIRRTGHVPSSFSFTFKLPSICW, from the exons ATGAGATTCGTGGAAGACAAAGGATGCTATAGTAACCATGGATCAACAGCACAAGATACTCCAAATAGTAGTGCCATCATGTACTCAGAGTTTCACAAAGGAAAAGATGTTACTACTAGTACTACTACtgctactactactactactactcgTGTTTCGAATCACCATCGAATAAATATGGGAAAACCAACACCTTCTAAGTGGGACGATGCACAAAAGTGGCTGGTTGGGTTATCGAAAGGCGGAGAAAAAAGCCAATCAAAAAGCAAACCAAGAAACTCAAATGCAGATGATTTGAGATTGATAGCACCTGTGCCACAAAAGGAGCAGGACTATTCAAGtagtgaaaaagaagaagaagagcaTTATGACGATGATCGATGTCGCGAATATGTAGCAGAAGAAACCAAAAAGGTAGAATGTGATGAATCAATTTGGAGAATGAATAACAATAAGGTTTTAGctgaaaacaaaaacacaatCCATGTTCAATCAATATGTTTTAGAGACATGGGAACTGAGATGACACCTATTGCTAGTCAAGAGCCTTCAAGAACAGCAACACCTATTAGAAACACAACTCCTGCTACTAGAAGTCCTATTCATTCTGGAACTTCAACTCCAATGATGGGTCAAAATGGATTATTGCAAATTGAAGCTGCATCAGGTAATGGAAGCAGCACAACAAGTAGACAATGTGGAGAAGGCTCAATTAGTCCTTGCAAGATGGTTGAAAAGAAGAAGAGTGATGATCAAGTTACAAAATTGAGTCCTCTAGAATGTAGAGCTATGGCTTGGGATGAAGCAGAACGTGCCAAATATATGGCTAG GTTTAAGCGTGAAGAGATGAAGATTCAAGCATGGGAAAATCATCAGATAAGAAAAGCTGAAATGGAAATGAAGAAAATGGAG GTGAAAGCTGAAAGAATGAAAGCTGTGGCACAAGAAAAGTTAACAAATAAACTGGCTGCAACAAGGAGGATAGCTGAAGAGAAAAGGGCAAATGCACAAGTGAAGATGAATGACAATGCTTTGAAGACTACTGAAAGGGTTGAGTATATAAGAAGGACAGGGCATGTACCTTCTTCATTCTCTTTCACTTTTAAGTTGCCTTCCATTTGCTGGTAA